The following coding sequences lie in one Xanthomonas hyacinthi genomic window:
- a CDS encoding RcnB family protein, translating into MKTERIATLALSSLLALGFMAPAAYARDGWDDRDPRGWHDRDHERRDYDRRDRGRDRYWRERERHDDRRYYSQGYRDGYRGRPDVVDYRPGPPGPPPWARGQPYYGPNYVVYDYDRYQVRRPPYGYRWVRDDRGNLLMVAIATGIIADLVLNGR; encoded by the coding sequence ATGAAGACCGAACGCATTGCCACCCTTGCCCTTTCGTCTCTGCTGGCGCTGGGTTTCATGGCGCCTGCGGCTTACGCCCGCGACGGTTGGGACGACCGCGACCCGCGCGGCTGGCACGACCGCGATCACGAGCGGCGCGACTACGACCGGCGCGACCGCGGTCGCGACCGCTACTGGCGCGAGCGCGAGCGCCATGACGACCGCCGCTACTACAGCCAGGGTTATCGCGACGGCTACCGCGGCCGTCCGGACGTCGTCGACTACCGCCCGGGTCCTCCGGGTCCGCCGCCGTGGGCACGCGGCCAGCCCTATTACGGTCCCAACTACGTGGTCTACGACTACGACCGCTACCAGGTGCGGCGCCCGCCGTACGGCTACCGCTGGGTGCGCGACGACCGCGGCAACCTGCTGATGGTCGCCATCGCCACCGGCATCATCGCCGACCTGGTGCTCAACGGCCGCTGA
- a CDS encoding lysophospholipid acyltransferase family protein — MLALERRLQDRYPHWFAGRRSRLLRPLLRGLQKWSGLDALEAFLEASHELRGFALVQAGLDFLQARYVVAPSAAACIPARGRLLIVANHPSGALDALALLDCVGQVRRDVKIVANDFLWALEGLRELLLPVRILGGAPSPASVRAIEQALAQEQCVIVFPAGEVSRLGWGGVADGRWRRGFTRFALRTATPVLPVRIHARNSALFYGASALFKPAGTALLAREMFARRERRIALSLGRARTLPPGQSDAELMRGLRRELYALGRAGADAPAPSEEPLVAAEDPAAVAAQIAALRSLGQTVDGKQIRVGRLRVGSALLREIGRLRELTFRAVGEGTGRRLDLDDYDTWYEHIVLWDGAAARVVGAYRVARGAPVLAARGLAGFYTAGLFRYGEALLPRIAAGMELGRSFVVPDYWGSRSIDYLWQGIGAYLRDYPQVRYLYGAVSISAALPRQAREQIVAYYARYYGDALGEAASARPFDYSQAPPAFDALDADTAFKVLKGNLDALGAAVPMLYKQYTELCEPGGARFLAFGVDPAFNDAVDGLIELDLQRIRSKKRVRYLERPRSEAEVMA, encoded by the coding sequence GTGCTCGCACTCGAACGTCGTCTGCAGGATCGCTACCCGCACTGGTTCGCCGGCCGCCGCTCGCGGCTGCTGCGGCCGCTGCTGCGCGGCCTGCAGAAATGGTCGGGCCTGGACGCGCTGGAGGCATTCCTGGAGGCCAGCCACGAACTGCGTGGCTTCGCCCTGGTCCAGGCCGGGCTGGATTTCCTGCAGGCGCGCTACGTGGTCGCACCGAGCGCCGCCGCCTGCATCCCGGCGCGCGGGCGCCTGCTGATCGTCGCCAATCACCCCTCCGGCGCGCTGGACGCGCTGGCGCTGCTGGATTGCGTCGGCCAGGTGCGGCGCGACGTGAAGATCGTCGCCAACGACTTCCTGTGGGCGCTGGAAGGCCTGCGCGAGCTGCTGCTGCCGGTGCGCATCCTCGGCGGCGCGCCGTCGCCGGCCAGCGTGCGCGCGATCGAGCAGGCCCTGGCGCAGGAGCAGTGCGTGATCGTGTTCCCGGCCGGCGAAGTGTCGCGGCTGGGCTGGGGTGGGGTGGCCGACGGGCGCTGGCGCCGCGGCTTCACCCGCTTCGCGCTGCGCACCGCCACGCCGGTGCTGCCGGTACGTATCCATGCGCGCAACTCGGCGCTGTTCTACGGCGCCTCGGCGCTGTTCAAGCCGGCCGGTACCGCGCTGCTGGCGCGGGAGATGTTCGCCCGCCGCGAGCGCCGCATCGCGCTGAGCCTGGGCCGCGCGCGCACGCTGCCGCCGGGCCAGTCCGATGCCGAACTGATGCGTGGCCTGCGCCGCGAGCTGTATGCGCTGGGCCGTGCCGGCGCCGACGCGCCCGCGCCGAGCGAGGAACCCTTGGTCGCGGCGGAGGATCCGGCCGCGGTGGCGGCGCAGATCGCCGCGCTGCGCAGCCTGGGCCAGACCGTGGACGGCAAGCAGATCCGGGTCGGCCGGCTGCGCGTCGGCTCGGCATTGCTGCGCGAGATCGGCCGCCTGCGCGAACTGACCTTCCGCGCGGTCGGCGAGGGCACCGGCCGGCGCCTGGACCTGGACGACTACGACACCTGGTACGAGCACATCGTGCTGTGGGACGGCGCCGCCGCGCGCGTGGTCGGCGCCTACCGCGTGGCCCGCGGCGCGCCGGTGCTGGCCGCGCGCGGCCTGGCCGGCTTCTACACCGCCGGGCTGTTCCGCTATGGCGAAGCGCTGCTGCCGCGCATCGCCGCCGGCATGGAGCTGGGCCGCAGCTTCGTGGTCCCCGACTACTGGGGCAGCCGCAGCATCGACTACCTGTGGCAGGGCATCGGCGCCTACCTGCGCGACTACCCGCAGGTGCGCTACCTGTACGGCGCGGTCTCGATCAGCGCGGCGTTGCCGCGACAGGCGCGCGAACAGATCGTGGCCTACTACGCGCGCTACTACGGCGATGCGCTGGGCGAAGCCGCCTCGGCGCGGCCGTTCGATTATTCGCAGGCGCCGCCGGCGTTCGACGCGCTGGACGCGGACACCGCGTTCAAGGTGCTCAAGGGCAACCTGGATGCGCTCGGCGCCGCGGTGCCGATGCTCTACAAGCAATACACCGAGCTGTGCGAGCCGGGCGGCGCGCGCTTCCTCGCCTTCGGCGTCGATCCGGCGTTCAACGACGCGGTCGATGGCCTGATCGAACTGGATCTGCAGCGCATCCGCAGCAAGAAGCGCGTGCGCTACCTGGAACGGCCCCGCAGCGAAGCAGAGGTGATGGCATGA
- a CDS encoding serine/threonine-protein kinase — protein MDAGEKELWHEADRILDELLDLPALERVPRLRHLPLAPALRECVTRLLAAYEETGGPLDTGPLHEWVTLAEAAARPAADLGGHRLGRWRLLEPIGQGGMAVVYRAVSCEPPLDQQAAVKLLTLGALARGGRERFLREQRLLARLRHPYIAPLYDAGVAADGTPWLAMALVEGERIDDWCERHDAGLDARVGLVLQVAEALACAHRNLVIHRDIKPSNVLVDADGHARLLDFGIGALVDAEHNDRTATGLHALTPEYAAPEQFAGATPTTAMDVYGLGTLLYRLLGGRPPGRPGPGPLLAPPSRLAACAAIDAAPRRWARQLRGDLDLIVMKALAPEPERRYPSVDALATDLRHWQVRRPIQARAPSLGYRLRRFLSRNRWGAAACAALAVALLGGVAMAGWQARWAREEARRARAAAAESEAQLTYVDSLLELLVVPSNAPAQQRDVGALVRRVAERARKDLAGRDAALARVENALAGVAADSGDYPQSAELARSALARRRAGFGDDAPETAEAMQTMSFALRQKNTAQDRAEALLLAERATAILRRHAAATPQLVMALDHLALLQMERDDTARAWALTDEAQSICDRRVHDHPFCERPLFRRADLQFRLGHFQAAIAGFSRLLELKRQRLGPDDAQTLQVASLLAMSYSRSGAGAKAVPLLARILAQQRRIYARPTEEMLLTQQSLAEALSQSGDYPRALQQFGELTGQIRSVLGEGSAQMAYALCSQGLAEYDMGRYREAARDWQRSRAIYAAMFGADSAFAMANLLFYADTLRERGRPHEALPLQRQAQATMERLLGADSLYVARGLSRLAATEVAVGDGASALAHYDRAVAIYRVSLPADNPLPAVIAAPRSNALLQLGRVDQAREAARAALDEIQAKARHHPLYYGQALAPYVRAMCATAPAAPTGCAEARQLAAVELRREDLAGRARLLLIAALDDTAAAIRR, from the coding sequence ATGGACGCCGGCGAGAAGGAGCTCTGGCACGAGGCCGACCGGATTCTCGACGAACTGCTCGACCTGCCCGCGCTGGAACGCGTGCCGCGGTTGCGGCACCTCCCGCTGGCGCCGGCGCTGCGCGAATGCGTGACACGCCTGCTGGCCGCGTACGAGGAAACCGGCGGTCCGCTCGATACCGGTCCGCTGCACGAATGGGTCACGCTGGCCGAAGCCGCTGCCAGACCTGCTGCGGATCTCGGCGGGCACCGGCTGGGCCGCTGGCGTCTGCTCGAACCGATCGGCCAAGGCGGCATGGCGGTGGTCTATCGTGCGGTCTCGTGCGAACCGCCACTGGACCAGCAGGCCGCGGTCAAGCTGCTGACCCTCGGCGCACTGGCGCGGGGTGGGCGTGAGCGCTTCCTGCGCGAGCAGCGCCTGCTGGCACGCCTGCGCCACCCCTACATCGCCCCGTTGTACGACGCCGGCGTGGCCGCCGACGGCACCCCGTGGCTGGCCATGGCGCTGGTCGAAGGCGAGCGCATCGACGACTGGTGCGAGCGCCATGATGCCGGCCTCGACGCACGTGTTGGCCTGGTCCTGCAGGTGGCCGAGGCGCTGGCTTGCGCGCACCGCAACCTGGTGATCCATCGCGATATCAAGCCGTCGAACGTGTTGGTGGACGCCGACGGCCACGCCCGCTTGCTGGACTTCGGCATCGGCGCACTGGTCGATGCCGAGCACAACGACCGCACCGCTACCGGCCTGCATGCGTTGACTCCCGAATATGCCGCGCCCGAGCAGTTCGCTGGTGCCACGCCGACCACCGCGATGGATGTCTATGGCCTGGGCACGCTGCTGTACCGCCTGCTCGGTGGCCGGCCGCCGGGGCGGCCGGGCCCGGGCCCGTTGTTGGCGCCCCCGTCACGACTCGCCGCGTGTGCCGCCATCGACGCCGCGCCGCGCCGCTGGGCCCGGCAACTGCGTGGGGACCTGGATCTGATCGTGATGAAGGCGCTGGCGCCGGAGCCGGAACGCCGCTACCCCAGTGTCGACGCCCTGGCCACGGACCTGCGCCACTGGCAGGTCAGACGACCGATACAGGCGCGTGCGCCCAGCCTTGGTTATCGGCTGCGTCGTTTCCTGTCCCGCAATCGCTGGGGTGCTGCCGCGTGCGCGGCGCTGGCGGTGGCCTTGCTGGGCGGGGTCGCCATGGCCGGGTGGCAGGCGCGCTGGGCGCGAGAAGAAGCCCGACGCGCGCGCGCGGCCGCTGCCGAGTCCGAGGCCCAGCTCACCTACGTGGACAGCCTGCTGGAACTGCTGGTGGTGCCCAGCAACGCGCCGGCGCAGCAGCGCGACGTCGGCGCGCTGGTGCGGCGGGTGGCCGAGCGCGCGCGCAAGGATCTGGCCGGACGCGATGCAGCGCTGGCGCGGGTGGAAAACGCCCTGGCCGGTGTGGCCGCCGATAGCGGCGACTATCCCCAGTCCGCCGAACTGGCCCGGAGCGCCCTGGCGCGTCGACGCGCCGGTTTCGGCGACGACGCACCGGAAACCGCCGAGGCGATGCAGACCATGTCGTTTGCGCTACGGCAGAAGAACACGGCGCAAGACAGGGCCGAAGCGCTGCTACTGGCCGAGCGTGCCACCGCGATCCTGCGCCGCCACGCCGCCGCCACGCCGCAACTGGTGATGGCGCTGGACCATCTGGCATTGCTGCAGATGGAGCGCGACGACACGGCGCGGGCGTGGGCGCTGACCGACGAGGCCCAGTCGATCTGCGATCGCCGCGTGCATGACCATCCCTTCTGCGAAAGGCCGTTGTTCCGCCGCGCCGACCTGCAGTTCCGCCTGGGGCACTTCCAGGCGGCGATCGCGGGGTTCAGCAGGTTGCTGGAGCTGAAGCGGCAGCGCCTGGGCCCGGACGACGCACAGACCCTGCAGGTGGCCAGCCTGTTGGCAATGAGCTACAGCCGGTCCGGCGCCGGCGCCAAGGCGGTGCCGCTGCTCGCGCGGATCCTGGCGCAGCAGCGCCGCATCTACGCCAGACCGACCGAGGAAATGCTTTTGACCCAGCAGAGCCTGGCCGAGGCCCTGAGCCAGTCCGGAGATTATCCACGCGCGCTGCAGCAGTTCGGCGAACTGACCGGACAGATCCGGTCCGTTCTTGGGGAAGGCAGCGCGCAGATGGCGTATGCATTGTGCTCGCAGGGCCTGGCCGAGTACGACATGGGCCGCTACCGGGAGGCCGCCAGAGACTGGCAGCGCAGCCGGGCGATCTACGCGGCGATGTTCGGCGCCGATTCGGCCTTTGCGATGGCCAACCTGCTCTTCTACGCCGATACCCTGCGCGAACGTGGCCGGCCACACGAGGCGCTGCCGCTGCAACGGCAGGCGCAGGCAACGATGGAACGGTTGCTCGGGGCCGATTCGTTGTACGTCGCCCGTGGCCTGAGTCGCCTGGCGGCCACCGAAGTCGCCGTCGGCGATGGTGCGTCCGCACTGGCGCATTACGACCGCGCGGTGGCGATCTATCGCGTCAGCCTGCCTGCCGACAACCCCTTGCCGGCAGTGATTGCCGCCCCCCGCAGCAACGCGTTGCTGCAACTCGGCCGGGTCGATCAAGCGCGTGAAGCCGCGCGCGCCGCACTGGACGAAATCCAGGCCAAGGCCCGCCATCACCCACTCTATTACGGTCAGGCCCTGGCCCCGTATGTGCGGGCCATGTGCGCCACTGCGCCGGCCGCCCCGACGGGGTGTGCCGAGGCACGCCAGCTGGCGGCCGTCGAACTGCGGCGCGAAGACCTCGCCGGACGTGCGCGCCTGCTGCTGATCGCCGCGCTCGACGACACGGCGGCCGCGATCCGCCGCTGA
- a CDS encoding ECF-type sigma factor, with amino-acid sequence MRYPSREFRHGPGTPMEHEITHLLVQARGGAPERLSAVFELLYPELRRLAATRLGAGERTLSPTMLVHELYLRATTGEPLSTVDRRHFFAAAAKAMRWIVIDHVRRRASEKRGGGQVAVTLTVSLAVDDGPEPRVLELLEGLEALGEIDPQRREVVELHFFAGLEFAEIAELLDCSLRTVYREWERARAFLHAQLREP; translated from the coding sequence GTGCGCTACCCTAGCCGCGAGTTCAGGCATGGTCCGGGGACGCCGATGGAACACGAGATCACCCACCTGCTGGTGCAGGCGCGTGGGGGTGCGCCGGAGCGGCTCTCGGCGGTCTTCGAATTGTTGTATCCGGAACTACGCCGGCTGGCCGCCACGCGGCTGGGGGCCGGCGAGCGCACGCTCAGCCCGACGATGCTGGTCCACGAACTGTACCTGCGCGCGACCACCGGCGAGCCGCTGTCCACCGTCGATCGCCGGCACTTTTTCGCCGCCGCGGCCAAGGCGATGCGCTGGATCGTCATCGACCATGTCCGGCGTCGCGCCAGCGAGAAGCGCGGTGGCGGGCAGGTGGCGGTCACGCTCACCGTCTCGTTGGCTGTCGACGACGGTCCGGAGCCGCGGGTGCTGGAATTGCTCGAAGGGCTGGAGGCGCTGGGCGAAATCGATCCGCAGCGGCGCGAAGTGGTCGAACTGCACTTCTTCGCCGGGCTCGAGTTCGCCGAAATCGCCGAGCTGCTGGATTGTTCGTTGCGCACGGTCTACCGCGAATGGGAACGCGCGCGCGCGTTCCTGCACGCGCAATTGCGCGAGCCGTGA
- the ettA gene encoding energy-dependent translational throttle protein EttA: protein MSQYIYTMNGVSKTVPPKRQIIKDISLSFFPGAKIGLLGLNGAGKSTVLKIMAGVDTDFSGEARPQPGIKVGYLAQEPELDPAKSVREAVEEGVGEVLQAQAALDKIYEAYAEEGADFDKLATEQQRLEAILAAGDAHLLEQQLEVAADALRLPPWDALIGPLSGGEKRRVALCRLLLQKPDMLLLDEPTNHLDAESVEWLEQFLARYTGTVVAVTHDRYFLDNAAEWILELDRGRGIPWKGNYTDWLMQKEERLKQEDNQEKSRQKAIQKELEWSRQNAKGGRTKGKARLARLEELQSVDYQRRNETNEIFIPPGERLGNAVLEFKHVTKKFGDRLLIDDLSFLVPSGAIVGIIGPNGAGKSTLFKMIIGKETPDAGEIVLGPTVKLAYVDQSRDKLEGNHNVFQEVSGGLDILNINGVEIQSRAYLGRFNFKGQDQQKLVGSLSGGERGRLHMAKTLLQGGNVLLLDEPSNDLDIETLRALEDALLEFPGNTFVISHDRWFLDRIATHILAFEGDSHVEFFQGNYREYEADKRRRMGDDAGPKRLRFKALK from the coding sequence ATGTCGCAATACATCTACACCATGAACGGCGTCAGCAAGACGGTGCCGCCGAAGCGCCAGATCATCAAGGACATCTCGCTGTCGTTCTTCCCCGGCGCCAAGATCGGCCTGCTCGGCCTCAACGGTGCCGGCAAGTCGACGGTGCTGAAGATCATGGCCGGCGTGGACACCGATTTCAGCGGCGAAGCGCGCCCGCAGCCGGGCATCAAGGTCGGCTACCTGGCGCAGGAGCCGGAGCTGGACCCGGCCAAGAGCGTGCGCGAAGCGGTCGAGGAAGGCGTGGGCGAGGTGCTGCAGGCGCAGGCCGCGCTGGACAAGATCTACGAGGCCTATGCCGAGGAAGGCGCCGACTTCGACAAGCTCGCCACCGAGCAGCAGCGGCTGGAGGCGATCCTCGCCGCCGGCGATGCGCACCTGCTCGAGCAGCAGCTGGAAGTGGCCGCCGACGCGCTGCGCCTGCCGCCGTGGGACGCGCTGATCGGCCCACTGTCGGGCGGCGAGAAGCGTCGCGTGGCGCTGTGCCGGCTGCTGCTGCAGAAGCCGGACATGCTGCTGCTCGACGAACCGACCAACCATCTGGACGCCGAGTCGGTGGAGTGGCTGGAGCAGTTCCTGGCGCGCTATACCGGCACCGTGGTGGCGGTGACCCATGATCGCTACTTCCTCGACAACGCCGCCGAGTGGATCCTGGAACTGGACCGCGGCCGCGGCATTCCGTGGAAGGGCAACTACACCGACTGGCTGATGCAGAAGGAAGAGCGCCTGAAGCAGGAAGACAACCAGGAGAAGTCGCGGCAGAAGGCGATCCAGAAGGAACTGGAATGGTCGCGGCAGAACGCCAAGGGCGGCCGCACCAAGGGCAAGGCGCGCCTGGCGCGGCTGGAAGAGCTGCAGTCGGTCGATTACCAGCGCCGCAACGAGACCAACGAGATCTTCATTCCGCCGGGCGAGCGCCTGGGCAACGCGGTGCTCGAGTTCAAGCACGTCACCAAGAAGTTCGGCGACCGCCTGCTGATCGACGACCTCAGCTTCCTGGTGCCGTCCGGCGCCATCGTCGGCATCATCGGTCCCAACGGCGCCGGCAAGTCGACGCTGTTCAAGATGATCATCGGCAAGGAGACCCCGGACGCGGGCGAGATCGTGCTCGGGCCGACGGTGAAGCTGGCCTACGTGGACCAGAGCCGCGACAAGCTGGAGGGCAACCACAACGTGTTCCAGGAAGTCTCCGGCGGCCTGGACATCCTCAACATCAACGGCGTGGAGATCCAGTCGCGCGCCTACCTGGGCCGCTTCAACTTCAAGGGCCAGGACCAGCAGAAGCTGGTCGGCAGCCTGTCCGGCGGCGAGCGCGGCCGCCTGCACATGGCCAAGACCCTGCTGCAGGGCGGCAATGTGCTGCTGCTCGACGAACCGTCCAACGACCTGGACATCGAGACGCTGCGTGCGCTGGAAGACGCGCTGCTGGAATTCCCCGGCAACACCTTCGTGATTTCGCACGACCGCTGGTTCCTGGACCGCATCGCGACCCACATCCTGGCGTTCGAAGGCGACTCGCACGTGGAGTTCTTCCAGGGCAACTACCGCGAGTACGAGGCCGACAAGCGGCGGCGCATGGGCGACGACGCCGGCCCGAAGCGGCTGCGCTTCAAGGCGCTGAAGTAG
- the metK gene encoding methionine adenosyltransferase: MSSYLFTSESVSEGHPDKIADQISDAVLDAILTQDKRARVACETLVKTGVAIVAGEITTSAWIDLEALTRKVILEIGYNSSEVGFDGETCGVLNLIGKQSPDINQGVDRKKPEEQGAGDQGLMFGYATRETDSFMPAAIHLAHRLVEQQAKVRKKKNSPLAWLRPDAKSQVTLRYEDGVATAIDAVVLSTQHDPDVKQKHLIEAVREEILKPVLPAKWLHKGTKFHINPTGKFVIGGPVGDCGLTGRKIIVDTYGGWARHGGGAFSGKDPSKVDRSAAYAARYVAKNVVAAGLADRCEVQVSYAIGVAEPTSISVTTFGTGKIADDKIERLIRKHFDLRPFGILQMLDLIHPMYQQTASYGHFGRTPKAFTYTDGTGAQHSATAFSWEKTDRADALRTDAKLK; encoded by the coding sequence ATGTCCAGCTATCTCTTCACCTCCGAGTCGGTCTCCGAAGGCCACCCGGACAAGATCGCCGATCAGATCTCCGACGCGGTGCTCGACGCGATCCTGACCCAGGACAAGCGCGCCCGCGTGGCCTGCGAAACGCTGGTCAAGACCGGCGTGGCGATCGTCGCCGGCGAGATCACCACCAGCGCCTGGATCGACCTGGAAGCGCTGACCCGCAAGGTGATCCTGGAGATCGGCTACAACAGCTCCGAGGTCGGCTTCGACGGGGAGACCTGCGGCGTGCTCAACCTGATCGGCAAGCAGTCGCCGGACATCAACCAGGGCGTGGACCGCAAGAAGCCGGAAGAACAGGGCGCCGGCGACCAGGGCCTGATGTTCGGCTACGCCACCCGCGAGACCGACAGCTTCATGCCGGCGGCGATCCACCTGGCGCACCGCCTGGTCGAGCAGCAGGCCAAGGTCCGCAAGAAGAAGAACTCGCCGCTGGCGTGGCTGCGCCCGGACGCCAAGAGCCAGGTCACCCTGCGCTACGAAGACGGCGTGGCGACCGCGATCGACGCGGTGGTGCTGTCCACCCAGCACGATCCGGACGTCAAGCAGAAGCACCTGATCGAAGCGGTGCGCGAGGAAATCCTCAAGCCGGTGCTGCCGGCCAAGTGGCTGCACAAGGGCACCAAGTTCCACATCAACCCGACCGGCAAGTTCGTGATCGGCGGGCCGGTGGGCGACTGCGGCCTGACCGGGCGCAAGATCATCGTCGACACCTACGGCGGCTGGGCGCGCCACGGCGGCGGCGCGTTCTCCGGCAAGGACCCGTCCAAGGTCGACCGTTCCGCGGCCTACGCGGCGCGCTACGTGGCCAAGAACGTGGTCGCCGCCGGCCTGGCCGATCGCTGCGAAGTGCAGGTTTCCTACGCCATCGGCGTGGCCGAGCCGACCTCGATCTCGGTCACCACCTTCGGCACCGGCAAGATCGCCGACGACAAGATCGAGAGGTTGATCCGCAAGCACTTCGACCTGCGTCCGTTCGGCATCCTGCAGATGCTCGACCTGATCCACCCGATGTACCAGCAGACCGCCTCGTACGGCCACTTCGGCCGCACCCCGAAGGCCTTCACCTACACCGACGGCACCGGCGCGCAGCACAGCGCCACCGCGTTCTCGTGGGAAAAGACCGACCGCGCCGACGCGCTGCGCACGGACGCGAAGCTGAAGTAA
- a CDS encoding histidine-type phosphatase — MSKRMRWMVWAVVVVTAGAQARPSQQAAPSPQLRVEQVLMLFRHGVRAPLQGEAAAAALADRPWPVWNTPASLLTAHGRIGVQLSGDYTRQWLVRDGVLPATGCPAAGTVSVYANTDQRTIASGEILAAALAPGCGLQAGHQAQGSDDPLFRPVEAGAVDFDAAAAVASIQRQTGGPGAVLAPYAKELRTMQQILGCSAKTCDFAQMPSSLSASANGRGIAMHGPLDLTSGTAEVFILQYAEGLPLDQVGWGRATRARIGVVSRLHALLFEIYARPQYMAARAGAPLARRVLDTLGVADAPKLSVLVASDTHIAALSGLLDLHFHLPGYGQDDSPPGGALVLEQLRDVRSGQRYVRLRYQAQSLDQLRALTPLSLRKPPLLQTLRVPGCSEARTQLCTLQQFQKVVQESLQRRG, encoded by the coding sequence ATGAGCAAACGCATGCGTTGGATGGTGTGGGCAGTCGTGGTGGTGACGGCGGGCGCGCAGGCGCGGCCGTCGCAGCAGGCGGCGCCGTCGCCGCAGTTGCGGGTCGAGCAGGTGCTGATGCTGTTCCGCCACGGCGTGCGCGCGCCGCTGCAGGGCGAGGCCGCGGCGGCGGCGCTGGCCGATCGTCCCTGGCCGGTGTGGAACACGCCGGCGAGCCTGCTCACCGCGCACGGCCGCATCGGTGTGCAACTGAGCGGCGACTACACCCGGCAATGGCTGGTCCGCGACGGCGTGCTGCCGGCCACCGGCTGTCCTGCCGCCGGCACGGTCAGCGTCTACGCCAACACCGACCAGCGCACCATCGCCAGCGGCGAGATCCTGGCCGCGGCGCTGGCGCCCGGCTGCGGGCTGCAGGCCGGGCATCAGGCGCAAGGCAGCGACGATCCGCTGTTCCGTCCGGTCGAGGCCGGCGCGGTGGACTTCGATGCGGCCGCCGCGGTGGCCTCGATCCAGCGCCAGACCGGCGGTCCGGGCGCGGTGCTCGCGCCCTATGCGAAGGAACTGCGCACGATGCAGCAGATCCTCGGCTGCAGCGCCAAGACCTGCGATTTCGCGCAGATGCCGTCGTCGCTGAGCGCAAGCGCCAATGGCCGCGGCATCGCCATGCACGGTCCGCTGGACCTGACCTCCGGCACCGCCGAGGTGTTCATCCTGCAATACGCCGAAGGCCTGCCGCTGGACCAGGTCGGCTGGGGCCGCGCCACCCGCGCGCGCATCGGCGTGGTGTCGCGGCTGCATGCGTTGCTGTTCGAGATCTACGCGCGGCCGCAGTACATGGCCGCGCGCGCCGGCGCGCCGCTGGCGCGGCGGGTGCTGGACACGCTGGGCGTGGCGGACGCGCCGAAGTTGAGCGTGCTGGTCGCCAGCGACACCCATATCGCCGCGCTCAGCGGCTTGCTCGACCTGCACTTCCATCTGCCCGGCTACGGCCAGGACGATTCGCCGCCGGGCGGCGCGCTGGTGCTCGAGCAACTGCGCGACGTGCGCAGCGGCCAGCGCTACGTGCGCCTGCGCTACCAGGCGCAATCGCTGGACCAGCTGCGCGCGCTGACCCCGCTGAGCCTGCGCAAGCCGCCGCTGCTGCAGACCCTGCGCGTGCCCGGCTGCAGCGAGGCCAGGACCCAGCTGTGCACGCTGCAGCAGTTCCAGAAGGTGGTGCAGGAATCGCTGCAGCGGCGCGGCTGA
- a CDS encoding UDP-2,3-diacylglucosamine diphosphatase: MNNVSSLSPPPRRAVFVSDVHLGAPHCHARELADFLGDLHCRQLYLVGDIVDFWWMAQRRAVWGAAHQRVIDALHALARGGTELIYVPGNHDRPIRRFCGLALPAMQVRRRAVHVTADGRRLLVVHGDDYDAVTQFGGLQEKFGDWLYYRILTGNQLTNRVRRRFGMRYWSLADYLKRQSSAAERYIERFVDAGLDDARRRGLDGVVCGHVHRAGLFERDGLVYANDGDWVESLTALSEDHQGRLQLLSHTGQVLETLAPRVLRLPQAA; encoded by the coding sequence ATGAACAATGTGAGCAGCTTGTCCCCGCCCCCGCGGCGGGCGGTGTTCGTGTCCGACGTGCACCTGGGCGCGCCGCACTGCCATGCGCGCGAACTGGCCGATTTCCTCGGCGACCTGCACTGCAGGCAGTTGTACCTGGTCGGCGACATCGTCGATTTCTGGTGGATGGCGCAGCGCCGCGCGGTGTGGGGCGCGGCGCACCAGCGCGTGATCGATGCACTGCACGCGCTGGCGCGCGGCGGCACCGAACTGATCTACGTGCCCGGCAACCACGACCGCCCGATCCGCCGCTTCTGCGGCCTGGCGCTGCCGGCGATGCAGGTGCGCCGGCGCGCGGTGCACGTGACCGCCGACGGGCGCCGGCTGCTGGTGGTGCATGGCGACGACTACGACGCGGTCACCCAGTTCGGCGGCCTGCAGGAGAAGTTCGGCGACTGGCTGTACTACCGCATCCTCACCGGCAACCAGCTGACCAACCGCGTGCGCCGCCGCTTCGGCATGCGCTACTGGTCGCTGGCCGACTACCTGAAGCGGCAGAGCAGCGCCGCCGAGCGCTACATCGAACGCTTCGTCGACGCCGGCCTGGACGACGCGCGCCGCCGCGGCCTGGACGGCGTGGTCTGCGGCCACGTGCACCGCGCCGGCCTGTTCGAGCGCGACGGCCTGGTCTACGCCAACGACGGCGACTGGGTCGAAAGCCTGACCGCGCTGAGCGAGGACCATCAGGGCCGGCTGCAGCTGCTGTCGCATACCGGGCAGGTGCTGGAGACCCTGGCACCGCGGGTGCTGCGCCTGCCGCAGGCGGCGTAG